The genomic DNA ATCCATAAGTACCCATGATCCGAGTCGACACATGTGTCCTATTTCCCACAGGACCAACCTTGGCGAGTCCAAAATCAGAAAGCTTGACGCTAAAGTCTTTATCTAACAAAATGTTTGCTGATTTCAAATCTCGGTAAATCACGGATGGGCTTATTTTACAGTGGAGATACTCAATCCCTCTAGCTGCACCGACAGCGATCTTCATCCGAGTGTTCCAGCTTAGCGGAGTCTGATCAGGCTCAAGATCTAattcaaacaacaacaagagaggTTTCTTTATTAGTAACAAGAAGATGAGAACTCTTTCTATTTGGTGGGGATTTGGAAAAGATGCTTTACCAAAAAGATGATCTTCTAAGCTACCCATTGGCATGTATTCATAAACGAGAAGTCTCTGAGCACCAGAAGTGCAGTAACCGATTAAAGTTACTAGATTTGGATGATAGAAGACGCTAAGCATACAGACCTCTACTATGAATTCTTGATTCCCTTGATGTCCACCCGGGTTTAACTGCTTGATCGCCACCACCTACTCAATCAATATTCCCATCAGATTTCTTATAACATTTTCAgatttcttaagaaaaaaaaaattatgattgaaGACAGAGTTCGGGAGTTTACTCACTTGTCCTGAATCTAAACGTCCCCTGTAAACACTCCCAAAGCCTCCTTTTCCGATCATATTCACCTCCCGGAAATTCTTAGTGGCGGCAGCTAACTCCTTGAACGTGAAACTCCGAGCACCACCACCCGGTTTATCGCTATTCACTTTCCCATTAACTggccaaaacccaaaatttcaaaaacattaattaatttgttttcatcaaCGTTTCAAAGAATGTCTTTAAATAGTCATCAGAATTGTTCAAACCTAAAATGCCAGATTTAGACCCTGTTCCTCTTGAACCGCTTCTTGTCTTAACTGCATGCAAGAGAATCACAAATGACTagggaaacaaaacaaaagaaaagaaaaaaaaactggagaggttcaaaaaaaaaaacagagaaaaaaacaatttcaaaaccTGAGGAATAATCGGTTAGGTCGGAAAGGGTATCAATGTTGATTTTCATGTCCTTGGTTTGGGTGGTGAGACAAGAGAAACacctcatcttttttttttttgttaaataaataaactcgTGATATGATGGTATTGATGAACGTAAATACAACAACAATGGTGGACGAAATGGATTCAGAGAAGGAGCTGGTTTGAGATGATGTCCAACATTATCATCAAACCTAGCTCCCGGAGAACCCTCACACACGAAACAGAAccaaaagttcaaaaaaaagaaccctAGGATTCTTGTAATaacaaggaagaaaaagaaagaacgtAACCTAAGATTTGTTTCTTGGATTATAAAATGGgagcgagagaaagagagggatcagagtctttctctttctttctctataattccaaaaaaaacaaaatgatcagTAAATGATTCGTTAGGAAGAATCTGAATTGGAGAGAActaaatttatagaaatggccTTTTGAATGGTGAAAAATGGTTTCTTTATAAATActaaaagaggaagaaacaggcctttttactctctcttcgagaaaaattattaaaaagagtGGTGAGAGCTATAGCAACtgtgaaaaatattttgaggGCAACGGAAGCGAAATTAAAGGAGCCAATGAGATCCTAATTTTGGAACTGCGGCTCGTTTCGTCTTTCCTTCCTTctgttgtttttcttgtttattattcaaacgtttgttttatttttctgttggaATTTGAACTAATATATGTAACGTATAAGATGTAAGACTATTTAAGAGACACGgtttcttttaccaaaaaaaagaaaaaagagccacggtttaaatttttaaacaaagaaaattcgagtgttcaaatttttttcatattaacaCTAACAATAAACATTGTTCACTTAATTACTTTTGACTTTGAATACGTATACACCCTCTTTTAGAACTCGCTATGCGCTAGTCGGACGGTCGAagtgggcctagcgcctagtgagaaaatcggagattaaacaGGAATTAACCGAGGACTAGCTTTAGggttattttcttaaattaataataaaataaaaatatatagtattaaatatatgtataattatgtttatgttaaaataaaaatgttaaataaaatacaaaactatagtattgtttttaaaattacggtaaacacataaaaacataattttcattaaaagtttgtaaattagttattgtaaaacatcataaactcttaatttaaatgtctaaattacaaaaaatcatatttgatttatatttggctctaaaaataatcattatgtACAAAATTAAGTGGTAAGTAATCGGATTAGACGggttattataaaattagacagatataattggataatcgatgataggcggggattagtcattaatcgagacGGAGGATGGGCCTAGCGATTTTGCAgggcgtaatcggtgctaggcggagatttttaaaacagggcgtatacaacaacaaacactATAAATGCCTctcttttttgttggttaaattttataatataaatgcaTTATGTTGGTGGAGTTTGATAAACATATCTCccattaatataaatatataatccacATATAATTCACAAACTAAAACTATACCTAGAGTAGAAACATTTGATAAGTAGTACTATTTGAATAATTCTGATAACCAAAATGGCAAATGGGCTTCCACTCCTTTCactaaaatactcaaaaataaaacttgtttaagaagaaaaccaaacagATTTGGACCTCATCAATCAAAAACATCCAACGACGATGTCCACTTCCGTCGTAGACGAGCCATCGGCCAACGAGGAAACTTCTCCATTGTTGTTTGCATTTACGTCGTTGCCAGATCCATTGACTTTGAGCTGCCTTGCTCGAGTTTCGAGATTTGACCACTTAGCCTTATCTCTAGTCTCCAAAAGATACCGCTCTCTCGTAATCTCCCCTGAGCTCTACAAGACACGATCGTTATTAGGTCGTACCGACGAGTGCCACTACGTATGCTTAAGCACCAAGACCTACCCGACCTCTCGTTGGTTCATCCTCCGACGAGAAAATACCAAGACCTACTTAGAAAACGCCGCAGCAGAGGACCTGGTCCCTGTCCTTTCTTTCCCCACTCAGCTTCCTGAGCTGTCTTCTTTTGTGGCTCTTGATTGGGGGATTTATGTCATCGGTGGATTAACAAACGACAATAGAACGTCCGATGTCTTGCTTCTGGATTGTCGGACTAACACGTGGCGCCACGCCCCATCTATGGGAGTGGCTCGAGCTTCAGCAGCCGCTGGCGTCGTAGGTGGGAAGATATATGTGTTTGGAGGATGTGAGAGTTTAGATTGTTCGAACTGGGCAGAGGTATTTGATCCAAAGACTCAAACTTGGGATGTTTTGGTGCCAATGCCTGATCGGAATGAAGGTGATAATCTGATCCGTGAGACCCTAGTGATGGATGAGAAGGTTTACGCTGTGAGTCTCTGGGACGGAAGCTTCTACTACTCGCCGCGTGAAGGTAAAtggggaagaaagaagaagccaGAAACTCAAAGTTATTATTGTGTGATTGAGAATGTGTTGTACAGTTGTGATAAGTTTGGGAGTTTAGTTTGGCGTGACTCTGAGGAATTGGAGTGGAAGGAAGTTAAAGGCTTGAAGGCTCTACGGTTGAAGTTTCCTAGCTCTGCCTCCTTCCGCTCCATTGCAAACGAAAAGTGTGTCAGTAAGCTGAGCAGTTTTGGTGTCAACATTGTGGTCTCCTCTGTTAGGGCTACGTTTGATGTTTGGTGGGATGTTTGGTGTACCGAGATTTCGTTGGAAAGACGTGAGGAAGAAGGTGAGATTTGGGGAACTATTGAGTCAGAAGCTGTAACCGTAGTTGATCATGTTCCTTCTGGTCGCGTTCCGGTTGAGGTTCTGTGTTCTGCTACTGTCTATGTCTAAATTGATCAACGACAGAATTTGTTTGGCCTAGTTTCGATATTTGTGGATATTATATCAATGCATATTATTATTTCAGTTATATCTGTTTGTTTGTATGCACCAATGAATACAAGAAGTTATTCAAGGGGATATAAATCTTCGTCTTATATTCACAAGACTAAACCAAATGAACATGATGTATAGTCCTTCCTTAAGATGAAACCAAAGTCAAATGCACATTCATAACTCTAATTTGATGGactaaaaaaattgtacaaattttatatattcatacaTCTTGTGAGTACTCTTATCGGTTTTCTTGTTTAccctaaaaaaatttaagttgcAACAATCTGTACATAGACTTTCCCTATGTTTTCAACCTAGTACCAAGAATCACAAGCCTCtctgcctcttcttctttctcctatCAGTAAAGCTTTCAAGATTAGTAGATATTACTTATTAGAGTTGTAATGCCAAATCCGGATGCTGCGATGAACCTGCTTGATTGTTAGAGCCTGGTGAGTTTGGTGAGACGAGCCTAGCGTTAAGATCCGGTGGCAACTGCTGAAACTCCTGTTTTACGTTCGGAGACAAGCCTTGTTGCGAGACATCTGTTTCAACCATCTGGTTTGGTTTGTGGTTAAATCCGCTGAAACCATGGACTAGAAGACTATTGCTCTTGGTTTCTTGATTCAATACGTGAGCAGCTGGTTCAGAATCTTTGCTCTCATGTGAAGAATGTTTGTTTCCTATGATGGAGCTTGAGACAGAGGTTGTGGGTGACATGATTCTGCTTGGATGACGATGATCATCAGACGCAAAGTCGCTTGAACACTTTTGCTTTCCGGACATTAAGATTTGCTGTTGAGGAGTACTCTCAGGAGGAGCTTCTGGGTTCTCACCAACCCACCCAGGACCAAATTCGGTTCCAGTTGGTAACATTGTTTGAATTCTTTTGTCGGCATATCTCCAAGCAACAGGACCAAGGTTCGCTGCATATCGTGCTAGACTCCTAGCGTACCCATATTCAGTTCTCAACCCAACCTGaccaaataagaaaacaatggtcagattctttgtttcttaaaacaatggagacatttttttttataaaagtaggTACGTACTGGAGTTAACTGTTTTAAATCATCTTCAAGCATTGTAAAAATCGAAGCATCTTGCAAGGAAGTAGAGATCTGGTTGTAGGTATCTCGCCTGTTCTCATCGACATTTTTCATCCCATACTTATTGACAGCCTTCACAACAGAAGCTACAGAAAATAGTTTATGTCAACAAAAAGTATAGGCAAAGTGGGAGTTCTGAAGAAGctagtattagaaaaagaagatcttTACGTGGAAACTCCTTATCCCAATCTATCAAGAAGCCATTTTGATTCTCATTACTATGGTTGATTCTGACGCAACTTTCTGCTTGACGGAATCCATAAGAAGGAGGATTTTTCCTTAGATTGTAAGAACCGGATAATCTAGAGCTATCTCCAGCTGCATCAGCTGAAATTTCAGAAGTCGTGCTGCGGTCAATCAAAGATTGGTCAAGCTGTTTCTTAAGGCCTGAGCCTGGAGGACGGCCTCTTTTGACCACTTTAGGCTGTTGTGAATGTGACACTTGTTCTTCTCCATCACTTTCTTGTCTCAGATTTCCAAAGTCCTTTTTAGCCAACTCAAGCATAGCTCGTGCCTGTTATACCCATCGATATACTACTATCAAGAGAACAGATAATAACAAACGGAAGCAAATTAGCAAGTTTATATAAGCCAAGGCAAACCTGTCTGAAGTATACTGTATCTGCTGAATTGTACTCCATTGCATTTGTACATATTAAAATCACGTCTTGCTGCAATAAATTGAGAGGGGATCAGAGAGATTTACTCCTGACAATCAACAATAGTTTCAGACACAACCAGTTCACTTTTAACAGTATATTTGCACCATCTCATGGTTACAAAGTCACACAGTGGCTATCAAAATATTAGATAGTTTAGTAGTAAGACTAAGAAACCCTTGAACGCTTGTCGGCAAACACAGATGTTGCACCTACCAGAGAAATTTTTGCACGAGACTTAACAAtatgaagaaaatcaaaactatgCAAGATGAACACTccactttagaaaaaaaagagcagGGATGTAATTATACACAGCCAACTGATAGTGCAGTGAGAAGCAATGTGCTAGGTTCAATTGCGAGACTTGCCTCAAATTGTTCTAAGGTGGAGTATGCACCGGATTCTAATTTTTTCCGCAATGTGCTGAAATCCATCGGATTCTTGATAATCTCATGATAATCAGGAAGCTGTAAACAAAACATTCACCACTAAGGTAAAGGCAAAACAAAATGTTTCAACATCAAcaagcttttaaaaataaagaaacactTCACCTCCTCAGTATCAACTGGGTCAGAGTACACTCCATATGTATCCTTCCTTCAAGTATTTGTAAAACAACATCAATCAGAAAAACCAAACCCAGAATTAAATCACAACAGTAGAGAAggaaggcaaaaaaaaaatggagaacaaTACTTTTGAACTCTATCTAGGATGAACAAGAGCAACTTTTTGTCAGGCAAAGGTGTAGAAGAGGGGCCATACGACTCCACAAGTGACCCTCCTCCTGTCCACAAGtaaaaataccacaaatttatttaaattaattaattagtacaACAAATTACAGGTTTCAGCCTTTCCATAAAAACATGAGAAAATAGGAAATATAAATACTTAAGAGAATGTGTGTCGCTTTCGAAGCCTTTTCTCCCTGCAGgaatacaaaaaaacagagtatatcTATCATCAACCACATgtttaaaatagataattaaaGATCCTAAACACAGATGTCTGTATTTATGACAACTTTCATGTCCGTCGTgaaagtacaattttttttaactgataGAGTTAGGAAAAGACAAAGTAAGAGAACTTGTCTTCTTCAGACATGATTGTCTCTTCAGTGCAGAACcgtctttaattttttgttttgttttctgataaCTATGAATTAATACTAGaatgaaaaagaataaaatataatataaactcaAATCAAATCAGCCAAACAACACCAAGATTTAATCTCGTCCaaagacaaacaacaaaaataaaaaagggagaaaaataagaaaaaataaaaatacagaaaaagcTGAAATTATGAATTCCCCCATTTCCcaccaacaaagaaaaaaaagaggaaatagTCCAAAACTCATCACTCAATAAACCTTATTTAAGCATCAACACGAACCTCAATTAACGCGCCAAattctcaaccaaaaaaaaacaaaaccctaaattaacagttttttttttcttttcccaacttaaaagattgtttttttttttataataataactaacCGTATTATCGTCAGATCCGTAACGGCGGGTGATTGAAGCATCAGTGTTAAAAACTCCGCCGCCGTCAGATTtgaaatcagaagaagaatcgTGTGAGTTCAATCCGTGCAAAAGCCGATGCTTTTTGTCTCTCCGCTCATCGTCGTCCTCTTCGTCTCCAGAATTAGAATTCCGGCGAATTAATCGGGCGGCGCCGCcggaattagggtttctaaaacTGGAtctaaactcttcttcttcttttttaacatCGGGGTTTGTTCTCTGAAGAAGCAAttgttgctgctgttgtttGATAGCTCGTTTCTGGAGATCGAGTAGAGATGGcctacctttcttcttcttcttcgtcaatgtattattattagtatcaGCTGCTGCTGTTGATACCTCAcccattctctctctttctctcgccttctctctctct from Camelina sativa cultivar DH55 chromosome 7, Cs, whole genome shotgun sequence includes the following:
- the LOC104702395 gene encoding serine/threonine-protein kinase CDL1-like — its product is MRCFSCLTTQTKDMKINIDTLSDLTDYSSVKTRSGSRGTGSKSGILVNGKVNSDKPGGGARSFTFKELAAATKNFREVNMIGKGGFGSVYRGRLDSGQVVAIKQLNPGGHQGNQEFIVEVCMLSVFYHPNLVTLIGYCTSGAQRLLVYEYMPMGSLEDHLFDLEPDQTPLSWNTRMKIAVGAARGIEYLHCKISPSVIYRDLKSANILLDKDFSVKLSDFGLAKVGPVGNRTHVSTRIMGTYGYCAPEYAMSGRLTIKSDIYSFGVVLLELISGRKAIDLSKPNGEQYLVTWARPYLKDPKKFGQLVDPLLRGKYSKRCLSYAIAITEMCLKEEANYRPKIGDVVVAFENIAAQSKSHETRRAARKSTDSNRSRGETKQSY
- the LOC104704912 gene encoding F-box/kelch-repeat protein At4g39560-like; the protein is MSTSVVDEPSANEETSPLLFAFTSLPDPLTLSCLARVSRFDHLALSLVSKRYRSLVISPELYKTRSLLGRTDECHYVCLSTKTYPTSRWFILRRENTKTYLENAAAEDLVPVLSFPTQLPELSSFVALDWGIYVIGGLTNDNRTSDVLLLDCRTNTWRHAPSMGVARASAAAGVVGGKIYVFGGCESLDCSNWAEVFDPKTQTWDVLVPMPDRNEGDNLIRETLVMDEKVYAVSLWDGSFYYSPREGKWGRKKKPETQSYYCVIENVLYSCDKFGSLVWRDSEELEWKEVKGLKALRLKFPSSASFRSIANEKCVSKLSSFGVNIVVSSVRATFDVWWDVWCTEISLERREEEGEIWGTIESEAVTVVDHVPSGRVPVEVLCSATVYV
- the LOC104702397 gene encoding ankyrin repeat, bromo and BTB domain-containing protein DDB_G0293800-like — encoded protein: MGEVSTAAADTNNNTLTKKKKKGRPSLLDLQKRAIKQQQQQLLLQRTNPDVKKEEEEFRSSFRNPNSGGAARLIRRNSNSGDEEDDDERRDKKHRLLHGLNSHDSSSDFKSDGGGVFNTDASITRRYGSDDNTGEKASKATHILLRGGSLVESYGPSSTPLPDKKLLLFILDRVQKKDTYGVYSDPVDTEELPDYHEIIKNPMDFSTLRKKLESGAYSTLEQFEQDVILICTNAMEYNSADTVYFRQARAMLELAKKDFGNLRQESDGEEQVSHSQQPKVVKRGRPPGSGLKKQLDQSLIDRSTTSEISADAAGDSSRLSGSYNLRKNPPSYGFRQAESCVRINHSNENQNGFLIDWDKEFPPSVVKAVNKYGMKNVDENRRDTYNQISTSLQDASIFTMLEDDLKQLTPVGLRTEYGYARSLARYAANLGPVAWRYADKRIQTMLPTGTEFGPGWVGENPEAPPESTPQQQILMSGKQKCSSDFASDDHRHPSRIMSPTTSVSSSIIGNKHSSHESKDSEPAAHVLNQETKSNSLLVHGFSGFNHKPNQMVETDVSQQGLSPNVKQEFQQLPPDLNARLVSPNSPGSNNQAGSSQHPDLALQL